A segment of the Lolium perenne isolate Kyuss_39 chromosome 3, Kyuss_2.0, whole genome shotgun sequence genome:
TCAGTTATTTACTCCATATCTCATATCATGATTCTATTGCAGGGACAAAAAAAATCCACCGGCACCGGATCTAGCAAAATTTGAACAGCATGTTATATATCCAAATGCTCCTTAGCACGATTACTAATCTATTCTCCCTTTTTATTCATATCAAGGAGTATCATGAAAGACACAGCTGAATTAGTCGTCATTAGTAGGACCGAAAATTAGGCCGATCAAACTTTGGGAATGTTGAGGAGGATGCATGCAATCAGAGATTTAAAAAAGCCATAAATTTAGAGAGTGCATGATCAATCAGGCGATCGCTATATAGTTCCACTCGATCTTACTGTTTGTTCAGAGCAAAATAAGTAAATATCATACTAGTAATAATTAGTCAGCTGCTACATGgagtatatatatgcatgcatgtcCTTAATTCACTTATTGGTAATGGTGGGAGCTAGAGCTTAGCTAGATTGATGGTATAACAGATCCATGAGGATCGAGGAGCTGGAGCGCGCCTCAATCCATGATCGATGCTAGTATGGCGGTCGTGCATGCCCCTGCGGCCATGGCATCCCGTCCGCAGCCGCATGCCCAAGCGGCCCGCCTCCAATGTTCGCTGGCACGCCAAACATTGGCATCGCTGCCGAGGGGTCGCTCATCATCGGAGCGTGAACACCGCCCCTTCCGGCGGCGTCCTGGTGGTGGTCCTCCTCGACCTCGTCCAGCGGCAGGCGCTCGTACGTGGCATTGGCGAAGGTGGACGCGATCACCATGACAGGCCCcgccgcggtgagcgcgcccacgACGCTGCCCCCGACCACCTGCCCCTGCCCGCCGGCGAGGTATACGGTGAGCCCCGTGGAGCCCGGCGGTGAAGGCCCGGGGAGGAAGGTGCCGGTGAGGGAGAGTATCTCGAAGCGGCCGCGGAGGGCCACGACGGCGCCCGGCGCTGCCGGCTGGCGTAGCGCGACGTCGGCGACGGTTCCGGCGCCG
Coding sequences within it:
- the LOC127346021 gene encoding AT-hook motif nuclear-localized protein 20-like yields the protein MAAKADGEHSGGGSGQDDDRCEPKEGAVVVPANRRPRGRPPGSKNKPKPPIFVTRDSPNALRSHVMEVAGGADIAESIAHFSRRRQRGVCVLSGAGTVADVALRQPAAPGAVVALRGRFEILSLTGTFLPGPSPPGSTGLTVYLAGGQGQVVGGSVVGALTAAGPVMVIASTFANATYERLPLDEVEEDHHQDAAGRGGVHAPMMSDPSAAMPMFGVPANIGGGPLGHAAADGMPWPQGHARPPY